A stretch of the Actinomyces faecalis genome encodes the following:
- the ffh gene encoding signal recognition particle protein, with protein MFGNLSDRLTASFKGLRGKGRLTDADIDTTVSEIRRALLEADVALPVVRSFISAVREKAKEAARSQALNPAQQIIKIVNDELVEVLGGTTRELRWADRGPTVIMLAGLQGAGKTTLAGKLGHWLKGEGRRVLLVACDLQRPNAVTQLSVVAERAGVDVWAPEPGNGVGDPVAVAASGVEQARTYGYDVVVVDTAGRLGVDAEMMDQAIRIRDAVHPHEILFVLDAMVGQDAVNTSVAFRDGVGFTGVVLSKLDGDARGGAALSVRGVTGAPVLFSSTGEGLEDFERFHADRMASRILDMGDLLTLIEQAQRTFDEKEAEAAAAKMASGTFTLEDFLDQLRQIRKLGSMKKLLGMMPGMGQMREAIEAFDEREVDRIEAIVCSMTPAERRDLSILNGSRRTRIAKGSGTTVQAVNQLVERFEQAKKMMEAMSAGGGLGGMGGGMPGMGSLPGMGKRAKARQAPKARSGKGGKKGRSGNPAKAARQAREVAARREQGEVPSLPAAPAAGSSFGLGGAAPTAQPSGDEVADAMNALPEDLRRRLGLA; from the coding sequence GTGTTCGGCAACCTCTCCGACCGGCTGACCGCCTCCTTCAAGGGCCTGCGCGGCAAGGGCCGCCTCACCGACGCCGATATCGACACCACCGTCTCCGAGATCCGCCGCGCCCTGCTCGAGGCTGACGTCGCTCTGCCGGTGGTGCGCTCCTTCATCTCCGCCGTGCGCGAGAAGGCCAAGGAGGCCGCGCGGTCCCAGGCGCTCAACCCCGCCCAGCAGATCATCAAGATCGTCAACGACGAGCTCGTCGAGGTCCTCGGAGGCACCACCCGCGAGCTGAGGTGGGCCGACCGCGGTCCGACCGTCATCATGCTCGCCGGCCTCCAGGGTGCCGGTAAGACGACCCTGGCGGGTAAGCTCGGGCACTGGCTGAAGGGCGAGGGCAGGCGCGTCCTGCTCGTGGCCTGCGACCTCCAGCGCCCCAACGCCGTGACCCAGCTCAGCGTCGTGGCCGAGCGGGCAGGCGTGGACGTGTGGGCCCCCGAGCCAGGCAACGGCGTGGGTGACCCGGTGGCCGTGGCCGCGTCCGGCGTGGAGCAGGCGCGCACCTACGGCTACGACGTCGTGGTCGTCGACACCGCCGGACGTCTGGGTGTGGACGCGGAGATGATGGACCAGGCCATCCGCATCCGCGACGCTGTCCACCCCCACGAGATCCTCTTCGTCCTGGACGCCATGGTCGGTCAGGACGCGGTCAACACCTCCGTCGCCTTCCGCGACGGCGTGGGCTTCACCGGCGTGGTCCTGTCCAAGCTCGACGGCGACGCCCGTGGTGGCGCGGCCCTGTCCGTACGAGGCGTCACCGGTGCCCCGGTGCTGTTCTCCTCCACCGGTGAGGGCCTGGAGGACTTCGAGCGCTTCCACGCCGACCGCATGGCCAGCCGTATCCTGGACATGGGCGACCTGCTCACCCTCATCGAGCAGGCCCAGCGCACCTTCGACGAGAAGGAGGCTGAGGCCGCCGCGGCCAAGATGGCCTCGGGTACCTTCACCCTGGAGGACTTCCTCGACCAGCTGCGCCAGATCCGCAAGCTGGGCTCGATGAAGAAGCTGCTGGGCATGATGCCCGGCATGGGCCAGATGCGTGAGGCGATCGAGGCCTTTGACGAGCGCGAGGTCGACCGCATCGAGGCGATCGTGTGCTCGATGACTCCGGCGGAGCGCCGTGACCTCTCCATTCTCAACGGCTCTCGGCGTACCCGTATCGCCAAGGGGTCGGGAACCACGGTCCAGGCCGTCAACCAGCTGGTCGAGCGCTTCGAGCAGGCTAAGAAGATGATGGAGGCCATGAGTGCCGGCGGCGGCCTGGGCGGTATGGGCGGCGGTATGCCGGGCATGGGGTCTCTGCCTGGCATGGGCAAGCGTGCCAAGGCCCGCCAGGCGCCCAAGGCCAGGAGCGGTAAGGGTGGTAAGAAGGGCAGGTCCGGCAACCCTGCCAAGGCGGCGCGCCAGGCGCGTGAGGTCGCGGCTCGCCGTGAGCAGGGCGAGGTCCCGAGCCTGCCTGCGGCTCCGGCAGCGGGGTCCTCCTTCGGCCTGGGTGGTGCTGCGCCTACGGCTCAGCCCTCCGGTGACGAGGTCGCCGACGCCATGAACGCCCTGCCCGAGGACCTGCGCCGTCGCCTGGGCCTGGCCTGA
- the ftsY gene encoding signal recognition particle-docking protein FtsY, with translation MDSTTLLLLVLALVAAVAVVGGIVVVRRRGSGSRQLPARPDQRELPTSQEPAEDSEAPVSATGLAEPGAVLSRVEAPESIPGRMQRLRARLAGSGGFGKAVLSVLSRGDLTEADWEEIEDTLLTSDLGIEVTTALMDTLRTQAKVLDTSDPAAVRGVLREELLRLVDPTMDRSLNLAAPPASKDFTGEGTPAAAVLMVGVNGTGKTTTCGKLARVLVAQDRTVLMGAADTFRAAAAEQLSTWGERVGVEVVRSEREGADPASVAFDAARQAAAQGVDVVLVDTAGRLQNKSGLMDELGKIKRVMGKIAPVGEILLVLDATTGQNGMRQAQVFSEAVGVTGIVLTKLDGTAKGGIVVTVQRELGVPVKLVGLGEGADDLAPFDPEGFVDALLA, from the coding sequence ATGGACTCCACCACGCTCCTTCTTCTCGTCCTCGCCCTGGTCGCGGCCGTCGCCGTGGTCGGAGGTATCGTCGTCGTACGACGGCGTGGCTCCGGCTCGCGCCAGCTGCCCGCACGCCCTGACCAACGCGAGCTGCCCACGTCGCAGGAGCCGGCCGAGGACAGCGAGGCCCCCGTCAGCGCCACAGGGCTCGCCGAGCCTGGTGCTGTCCTGTCCCGGGTAGAGGCACCTGAGTCCATCCCCGGGCGCATGCAGCGTCTGCGCGCGCGTCTGGCGGGATCGGGAGGCTTCGGCAAGGCTGTTCTGTCCGTGCTCTCCCGCGGCGACCTCACGGAGGCCGACTGGGAGGAGATCGAGGACACCCTGCTGACCTCGGACCTGGGCATCGAGGTGACGACGGCGCTCATGGACACCCTGCGCACGCAGGCCAAGGTCCTGGACACCTCTGACCCCGCTGCGGTCCGTGGCGTGCTGCGCGAGGAGCTGCTGCGGCTCGTCGACCCCACGATGGACCGCTCCCTCAACCTCGCGGCCCCGCCGGCCTCCAAGGACTTCACCGGTGAGGGGACTCCGGCCGCAGCGGTGCTCATGGTGGGGGTCAACGGCACGGGGAAGACCACGACCTGCGGCAAGCTCGCCCGTGTCCTGGTCGCCCAGGACCGGACCGTCCTCATGGGCGCGGCTGACACCTTCCGTGCGGCTGCGGCCGAGCAGCTGAGCACCTGGGGCGAGCGTGTGGGCGTGGAGGTCGTGCGCTCTGAGCGTGAGGGCGCCGACCCTGCCTCCGTGGCCTTCGACGCCGCGCGCCAGGCCGCCGCCCAGGGCGTGGACGTGGTCCTGGTCGACACCGCGGGCCGGCTGCAGAACAAGTCCGGGCTCATGGACGAGCTGGGCAAGATCAAGCGTGTCATGGGCAAGATCGCACCAGTGGGAGAGATTCTGCTGGTCCTGGACGCCACCACCGGTCAGAACGGCATGCGTCAGGCGCAGGTCTTCTCCGAGGCCGTAGGCGTGACCGGGATCGTGCTCACCAAGCTCGACGGGACCGCCAAGGGAGGGATCGTGGTCACGGTCCAGCGGGAGCTGGGAGTGCCGGTCAAGCTCGTCGGACTCGGTGAGGGTGCGGACGACCTGGCACCCTTCGACCCCGAAGGGTTCGTCGACGCCCTGCTGGCCTGA
- the smc gene encoding chromosome segregation protein SMC encodes MHLKTLTIKGFKSFASSTTLRLEPGITAVVGPNGSGKSNVVDALTWVMGEQGAKNLRGGSMADVIFAGAGSRPALGRAEVSLTIDNADGVLPIDYTEVTVTRTLFRGGGSEYQINGTPCRLLDVQDLLSDTGLGRQMHVIVGQGRLDAVLSATPEERRGFIEEAAGVLKHRRRKERALRKLDSMAADLARLTDLTAELRRQLGPLARQAAVARRARTIQVEVRDATARLLADEVVQTQALLEAGDADQAALARRRAEAEEAERVARARAAELAGAEATLGQRLARATTTWEELVAAAQSFSALADVATERVRGLAAAPRPALGTDPQELERRAQAAAEEETELVDAVEAARTALSVATDQRGEAERAEAAASQAVEALAREQADRREKLARAGGAVASARARHEAASVACEQARTSLAQAVEREQAARTAREEAGVEQAGSTGQRDAEDGGAGSGTGEADTVTSGSAQEQAAADHEAASAALAAARDAVAAANDARREAASDRATWTARRDTLALSLSAQDSTSELAGSDLPGVIGPLADQLSVERGWENAVAALLGELATAALMTDDDAATRALVQARTTGSTSLRLVVADSRGTQQPDDARPRDRDAGPVTALSLVGVRRPDLEALVGHLLGGAWVAEDLEAAARLRKRVPGAVVATRDGEVLAPGRASAVGRGTSSVLELAAAHEEAATEARAAGQAEAQAQAALEQARVAEDEARRRVSQALTALRAADAEAAKAAETLARLTSAVRAAQEETGRARRVLERAEAESTQRTAELAAASAALAQVEGDQAAGEDLGVRLHTARDQREQAAQDARQARGAETEARLALRTAEERERSGRGRAESLRAAARREREARAAAERSQRRRAAATALASHVRDQARAAHEAASAWAAQAQEERRALEEERARSAEASARAREEIDEATRLIAHLTDAAHRDEVARAEQRVRLQALADRAMSELGTGLEPLVEEYGPHMLVPDLSVQADDDVADGQDASQEGPSGEGGDRRAARPYVRAEQEKRLARASRDLARLGKVNPLALEEHAALEQRHQFLAEQLADLTRSRADLLRIIEEIDARVLEVFTSAWQDTAREFEVIFDRLFPGGQGRLVLTDPSDMLTTGIEIEARPAGKKVTRLSLLSGGERSLAAVALLIAIFKARPSPFYVMDEVEAALDDTNLGRLLEIFTELRRDSQLIIITHQKRTMEVADALYGITMREGVTQVVSQRLARKTED; translated from the coding sequence GTGCACCTCAAGACGTTGACGATCAAGGGATTCAAGTCCTTCGCCTCGTCAACCACGCTTCGCCTGGAACCCGGCATCACCGCCGTGGTGGGCCCTAACGGCTCAGGCAAGTCCAACGTCGTGGACGCCCTGACCTGGGTCATGGGCGAGCAGGGGGCCAAGAACCTGCGAGGCGGGTCCATGGCGGACGTCATCTTCGCCGGTGCCGGGTCCCGCCCGGCGCTGGGACGAGCCGAGGTGAGCCTGACGATCGACAACGCTGACGGCGTGCTCCCGATCGACTACACCGAGGTCACCGTCACCCGCACGCTCTTCCGAGGTGGTGGCTCGGAGTACCAGATCAACGGCACACCGTGCCGCCTGCTCGACGTCCAGGATCTGCTCTCAGACACAGGCCTGGGCCGGCAGATGCACGTCATCGTGGGCCAGGGACGCCTGGACGCGGTGCTGTCGGCGACCCCGGAGGAGCGCCGGGGCTTCATCGAGGAGGCGGCCGGGGTCCTCAAGCACAGGCGCCGCAAGGAGCGCGCCCTGCGCAAGCTCGACTCCATGGCGGCGGACCTGGCGCGCCTGACGGACCTGACCGCTGAGCTGCGCCGTCAGCTCGGTCCCCTGGCCCGGCAGGCAGCCGTGGCCCGGCGGGCCCGCACGATCCAGGTCGAGGTACGTGACGCTACGGCCCGGCTGCTGGCCGACGAGGTGGTCCAGACCCAGGCGCTGCTGGAGGCGGGGGACGCCGATCAGGCGGCCCTGGCGCGCAGGCGCGCGGAGGCTGAGGAGGCCGAGCGTGTCGCCCGCGCCCGTGCGGCTGAGCTCGCCGGGGCCGAGGCGACCCTGGGGCAGCGCCTTGCGCGCGCCACGACCACCTGGGAGGAGCTCGTCGCAGCCGCTCAGTCCTTCTCAGCCCTGGCTGACGTCGCCACCGAGCGTGTGCGCGGTCTCGCTGCCGCCCCGCGCCCGGCCCTGGGCACTGACCCGCAGGAGCTGGAGCGTCGTGCCCAGGCGGCCGCCGAGGAGGAGACCGAGCTCGTTGACGCCGTCGAGGCTGCGCGTACGGCGCTGTCCGTGGCTACTGACCAGCGTGGAGAGGCCGAGCGTGCCGAGGCCGCGGCCTCCCAGGCCGTCGAGGCGCTGGCCCGCGAGCAGGCTGACCGCCGCGAGAAGCTGGCCCGGGCCGGGGGAGCGGTGGCCTCGGCCCGGGCCCGCCACGAGGCTGCGTCGGTAGCCTGCGAGCAGGCACGTACCTCCTTGGCTCAGGCTGTCGAGCGTGAGCAGGCCGCCAGGACCGCGCGGGAGGAGGCCGGGGTCGAGCAGGCTGGGTCGACCGGACAGCGTGACGCTGAGGACGGCGGTGCGGGCAGCGGTACGGGCGAGGCCGACACCGTCACCTCCGGCTCGGCCCAGGAGCAGGCCGCGGCCGACCACGAGGCAGCCAGCGCCGCGCTCGCGGCCGCCCGTGACGCCGTCGCCGCCGCCAACGACGCCCGACGTGAGGCGGCCTCCGACCGTGCGACCTGGACCGCGCGGCGCGACACCCTCGCCCTGTCGCTGTCCGCCCAGGACTCGACCTCTGAGCTGGCCGGCTCAGACCTGCCCGGCGTCATCGGGCCGCTGGCGGACCAGCTGAGCGTCGAGCGAGGGTGGGAGAACGCCGTCGCGGCGCTGCTGGGAGAGCTGGCCACCGCGGCCCTCATGACAGACGACGACGCCGCCACCCGTGCCCTGGTCCAGGCGCGCACGACCGGCTCCACCAGCCTCCGGCTCGTGGTGGCTGACTCTCGCGGTACCCAGCAGCCCGACGACGCACGCCCCAGGGACCGTGACGCAGGACCGGTGACGGCGCTGAGCCTGGTAGGAGTCCGCCGTCCGGACCTGGAGGCGCTGGTCGGTCACCTGCTCGGCGGGGCGTGGGTCGCGGAGGACCTGGAGGCCGCAGCACGGCTGCGGAAGCGCGTGCCGGGTGCCGTCGTCGCCACTCGCGACGGCGAGGTCCTGGCTCCGGGTCGTGCCAGCGCCGTGGGACGGGGAACGAGCTCGGTCCTGGAGCTCGCTGCGGCCCACGAGGAGGCAGCCACCGAGGCACGTGCGGCGGGACAGGCGGAGGCGCAGGCGCAGGCGGCTCTGGAGCAGGCTCGCGTCGCGGAGGACGAGGCACGCCGCCGGGTGAGCCAGGCCCTGACGGCCCTGCGCGCCGCCGACGCCGAGGCAGCCAAGGCTGCCGAGACCCTGGCACGGCTGACCTCGGCGGTGCGCGCGGCGCAGGAGGAGACCGGGCGAGCCCGTCGTGTCCTGGAGCGTGCTGAGGCGGAGAGTACGCAGCGCACCGCCGAGCTGGCCGCAGCCAGCGCCGCTCTGGCCCAGGTCGAGGGCGACCAGGCCGCAGGTGAGGACCTGGGTGTCCGTCTTCACACTGCCCGTGACCAGCGGGAGCAAGCGGCCCAGGACGCCCGTCAGGCGCGCGGTGCCGAGACCGAGGCGAGGCTCGCCCTGCGCACCGCGGAGGAGCGTGAGCGCTCGGGACGAGGACGGGCTGAGTCCCTGCGGGCGGCGGCGCGTCGCGAGCGTGAGGCCCGGGCTGCCGCCGAGCGGTCCCAGCGTCGTCGGGCCGCGGCGACGGCCCTGGCCTCTCACGTGCGCGACCAGGCGCGCGCTGCGCACGAGGCGGCCTCAGCGTGGGCCGCTCAGGCGCAGGAGGAGCGCCGTGCCCTGGAGGAGGAGCGGGCGCGCTCGGCCGAGGCCAGCGCCCGGGCGCGTGAGGAGATCGACGAGGCGACCCGTCTGATCGCCCATCTGACTGACGCCGCCCACCGCGACGAGGTGGCACGCGCCGAGCAGCGGGTGCGTCTGCAGGCGCTGGCGGACCGGGCGATGAGCGAGCTCGGTACGGGGCTGGAGCCCCTGGTCGAGGAGTACGGTCCTCACATGCTCGTGCCCGACCTGTCGGTGCAGGCTGACGACGACGTCGCTGACGGCCAGGACGCCAGCCAGGAGGGACCCAGCGGCGAGGGCGGGGACAGGCGCGCAGCGCGCCCCTACGTGCGGGCCGAGCAGGAGAAGCGCCTGGCGCGTGCCAGCCGGGACCTGGCTCGGCTGGGCAAGGTCAACCCCCTGGCGCTGGAGGAGCACGCGGCCCTGGAGCAGCGTCACCAGTTCCTGGCCGAGCAGCTGGCGGACCTGACTCGTTCGCGCGCGGACCTGCTGCGCATCATCGAGGAGATCGACGCCAGGGTGCTGGAGGTCTTCACCAGCGCCTGGCAGGACACCGCACGTGAGTTCGAGGTCATCTTCGACCGCCTCTTCCCCGGTGGCCAGGGCCGCCTGGTGCTGACGGACCCCTCGGACATGCTGACCACGGGGATCGAGATCGAGGCGCGGCCGGCGGGCAAGAAGGTCACGCGGCTGTCCCTGCTCTCCGGCGGTGAGCGCTCGCTGGCGGCGGTGGCCCTGCTGATCGCCATCTTCAAGGCGCGTCCCTCGCCCTTCTACGTCATGGACGAGGTCGAGGCGGCCCTGGACGACACGAACCTGGGGCGGCTGCTGGAGATCTTCACCGAGCTGCGTCGCGACAGCCAGCTCATCATCATCACCCACCAGAAGCGCACCATGGAGGTGGCTGACGCCCTGTACGGCATCACCATGCGTGAGGGCGTGACCCAGGTGGTCTCCCAGCGGCTGGCCAGAAAGACCGAGGACTGA
- a CDS encoding alpha/beta hydrolase fold domain-containing protein has protein sequence MPHAPDRPPRRRRTVTCLLLVVAVLAAVTSLAELIEVPGLSYVLMLGTWGIDWLVLLAVLTLVVLVVRRRHRDRAVSLAALLLVLSLVVTAGTGWRQVDFARSQGVRLDLWALTGIGQGGASPDLQPVVLDDTDTGQLLQAGVWLPRDRDGSLLSLGQPRQGAGSGDAAGVVVLLHGGGWSNGNRLNPMTRGQAAWLASQGYLAIALDYPLSTPGLATWQLAQSRVTCGLAWVASHAARYGGDAQHLALVGDSAGGNLALETTYRQALGLLDPLEEACGDQVPDVDAVSTTYPIADPVGFHNNPDLVMAPFVSERARRYTGGTPEQVPERYEAIDPRRKLEALAARGLAPDLPPTLIVHGERDHVVPVKGTRSLEASLSAAGAPHTTVIAPLTDHVFDLNPGSVVSQTWRTLTIELLSRAGVRAAGR, from the coding sequence GTGCCGCACGCCCCTGACCGCCCACCGCGCCGCAGGCGCACGGTCACCTGTCTCCTGCTCGTCGTGGCGGTCCTGGCTGCCGTGACGAGCCTGGCTGAGCTGATCGAGGTTCCTGGGCTCTCCTACGTCCTCATGCTGGGAACCTGGGGGATCGACTGGCTCGTGCTCCTGGCGGTGCTCACCCTGGTAGTGCTCGTGGTCCGACGTCGCCATCGGGACCGGGCGGTGAGCCTTGCCGCGCTCCTGCTGGTCCTCAGCCTGGTGGTCACCGCGGGGACGGGCTGGCGGCAGGTGGACTTCGCCCGGTCCCAGGGCGTGAGGCTGGACCTGTGGGCACTGACCGGGATCGGGCAGGGTGGGGCCTCTCCCGACCTGCAGCCGGTGGTGCTCGACGACACCGACACCGGACAGCTCCTGCAGGCCGGGGTGTGGCTGCCCCGCGACCGTGACGGCTCCCTCCTGAGCCTCGGGCAGCCTCGTCAGGGCGCCGGCTCAGGAGATGCGGCCGGCGTCGTCGTCCTCCTGCACGGAGGCGGGTGGTCCAACGGCAACCGGCTCAACCCCATGACCCGCGGTCAGGCCGCCTGGCTGGCGTCCCAGGGCTATCTCGCCATCGCCCTGGACTACCCGTTGTCCACCCCGGGGCTGGCGACCTGGCAGCTGGCGCAGTCCCGGGTGACGTGCGGCCTGGCGTGGGTGGCGAGCCACGCGGCCCGCTACGGAGGGGACGCGCAGCACCTGGCACTGGTGGGCGACTCGGCCGGCGGCAACCTCGCCCTGGAGACCACCTACCGGCAGGCGCTGGGCCTGCTGGACCCGTTGGAGGAGGCCTGCGGCGACCAGGTGCCGGACGTCGACGCCGTCTCCACCACCTACCCCATCGCGGACCCGGTCGGCTTCCACAACAACCCGGACCTCGTCATGGCACCCTTTGTCTCCGAGCGGGCCCGGCGCTACACCGGTGGCACGCCTGAGCAGGTCCCTGAGCGGTACGAGGCCATCGACCCGCGCCGCAAGCTGGAGGCCCTTGCCGCCCGGGGCCTGGCGCCGGACCTGCCGCCCACCCTGATCGTCCACGGGGAGCGGGACCACGTGGTGCCGGTGAAGGGCACGCGCAGCCTGGAGGCCTCCCTGAGCGCGGCGGGCGCTCCGCACACGACCGTGATCGCGCCCCTGACTGACCACGTCTTTGACCTGAACCCAGGCTCTGTCGTCTCCCAGACCTGGCGCACCCTGACCATCGAGCTCCTCTCCCGAGCAGGGGTGAGAGCAGCCGGCAGGTGA